A single region of the Thermococcus paralvinellae genome encodes:
- a CDS encoding DEAD/DEAH box helicase translates to MSFEKLGLSENTLGAVRRKGFSEPTDIQREVIPLFLKGNADIVGQSQTGTGKTASFALPLVDVINEYEREVQAIILTPTRELALQVADEIKSLRGKKRIRVLSVYGGQPIGPQIRTLRKGVHIVVGTPGRVLDHIRRGTLRLDGIQYFILDEADRMLDMGFIDDIRAIFRETPRNKRVLMFSATMPREVLRLAKRYMEKYELIRTSSDEPVPGLVEQEYIEVVPARKISVLKRILDGEFHGIIFCQTKRETRILAEKLAHMGYNAEALNGDMNQRSRERTLMRFKRRKINILVATDVAARGIDVQDIAHIVNYSLPQNAEMYIHRIGRTGRAGKKGKAITFIKPGEYRRLRYIESVAKVSIKKSKLQESIDREKRRDSRKRY, encoded by the coding sequence ATGAGTTTTGAGAAATTAGGACTCTCAGAAAATACGCTGGGAGCAGTCAGAAGAAAAGGGTTCTCGGAACCTACAGACATTCAGAGGGAAGTTATCCCTCTGTTTTTGAAAGGAAATGCAGACATAGTTGGACAATCACAGACAGGAACTGGAAAAACTGCATCATTCGCATTACCGCTTGTAGATGTTATCAACGAGTATGAAAGGGAAGTCCAAGCAATAATTTTAACGCCAACCAGAGAGCTTGCTCTTCAAGTAGCTGACGAGATAAAGTCGCTTAGAGGTAAGAAAAGGATAAGAGTTCTTTCAGTATATGGAGGACAGCCAATAGGTCCTCAGATAAGAACCCTTAGGAAAGGAGTTCACATAGTAGTTGGAACCCCTGGAAGAGTTCTCGATCACATCAGAAGAGGCACGTTAAGGCTTGATGGAATTCAATACTTCATCCTAGATGAAGCTGACAGGATGCTCGATATGGGTTTCATAGATGATATAAGAGCAATATTCAGAGAGACACCAAGAAATAAGCGTGTCCTTATGTTTTCAGCAACGATGCCCCGCGAAGTTTTGAGGCTAGCAAAACGATACATGGAGAAATATGAGCTGATAAGAACAAGCAGCGACGAGCCAGTTCCAGGACTTGTGGAGCAAGAGTATATTGAAGTTGTACCAGCAAGAAAAATATCTGTGCTGAAAAGAATACTAGACGGTGAATTTCATGGAATAATCTTCTGCCAAACGAAGAGAGAGACTAGGATACTGGCAGAAAAGCTCGCACATATGGGATACAATGCTGAAGCTTTAAATGGAGACATGAACCAAAGAAGTAGAGAAAGAACCTTGATGCGCTTCAAAAGACGAAAAATAAACATTCTAGTTGCCACAGATGTTGCTGCAAGAGGAATAGACGTTCAAGACATAGCTCACATTGTAAACTATTCCTTGCCACAAAACGCTGAAATGTATATCCACAGGATTGGCAGAACAGGACGAGCGGGCAAAAAAGGAAAAGCAATAACTTTCATCAAGCCGGGAGAGTATAGAAGGTTAAGATACATTGAGAGCGTTGCAAAAGTTAGCATAAAGAAATCAAAGCTTCAAGAAAGCATAGACAGAGAAAAGAGGAGAGACTCAAGAAAAAGATACTGA
- a CDS encoding DUF447 domain-containing protein, whose product MEVLDLFEEDKVYEVLLITKSNITPIGVVRKGNYFYFKLFEGKSFQEIKEYPFGIVHITQDVELLVKAALNLPINLEFEDAKKIPLRKIKKLSWIEGKIEFKESEIEDELGKSKVLKCKFIPLYGEIISSIVKPISRADYILLEMAVQLTRLFVATRRHKVEVAQKLYSKIWQKYQEYKRLSGKSQLAEKIMGLALISVRWNS is encoded by the coding sequence ATGGAAGTTTTGGACTTATTTGAGGAAGATAAGGTATATGAGGTACTCTTGATAACAAAGTCAAATATAACTCCTATTGGAGTAGTCCGAAAAGGAAATTATTTCTATTTTAAGCTTTTTGAAGGAAAGAGCTTTCAGGAAATCAAGGAATATCCTTTTGGGATTGTCCACATAACTCAAGATGTTGAACTTCTGGTAAAAGCTGCGCTAAACCTTCCAATTAATTTGGAATTTGAAGATGCAAAGAAAATACCCCTCAGAAAAATCAAAAAGTTAAGCTGGATTGAAGGCAAGATAGAATTTAAAGAGAGTGAAATTGAAGATGAACTTGGAAAAAGCAAAGTGCTAAAATGCAAATTTATCCCGCTTTATGGTGAGATAATTTCTTCAATTGTAAAGCCTATCAGTAGGGCGGATTATATTTTGCTGGAGATGGCAGTTCAATTAACGAGACTATTTGTTGCAACAAGAAGGCATAAAGTTGAAGTAGCCCAAAAGTTGTACTCAAAAATCTGGCAAAAATACCAAGAATACAAAAGATTAAGTGGAAAAAGTCAGCTTGCAGAGAAGATTATGGGACTAGCTTTGATTTCTGTTAGATGGAACTCATAG
- a CDS encoding ABC transporter substrate-binding protein: protein MKKGIALSLVLLFLISIASGCIGGGEEQTTTTKKPGEGITLIVLTRHDTTIQMLAKEAFLKSDIAKQYNIVNIKFIKAPDSQWPALIKKGADIGWGGGPTLFDDLFKQGYLAPITDEKVLGLLGTQIKEDIAGMPMVRKGDDGKVYWIAAALSSFGFTVNKDVLKRWNLPMPERWEDIASETFALDPPQVGIADPTRSTSNTRIYQIILQAFGWEEGWKVLTIIAANSKIYDASDAVREAVIAGDIAVGNTIDFYGYTAMKLNPSCVYIIPKGESIINGDPIALLKNSQHPEAAQAFIYWVLTEGQKIWLNEDVNRLPVNPAVFDTPEGQKRPDLKKAYELALQTQGIQFDDARALATIYAMQFYFKATLVDANQELHRAWVALVQAYKQGKISKEKYEQLKAQLLAPIQFKDPDTGQMVTFTEEYAKKINERLIKDSGFKDTLMQEWRDAARTKYNKVLAEVQG, encoded by the coding sequence ATGAAAAAAGGCATTGCTCTTTCACTTGTACTGCTGTTTCTCATTAGCATAGCTTCTGGATGTATTGGTGGTGGAGAAGAGCAGACAACGACAACCAAAAAACCTGGAGAAGGTATAACATTAATTGTTCTAACAAGACATGACACTACCATCCAAATGCTGGCAAAAGAGGCATTTCTAAAGAGTGACATTGCTAAGCAGTATAACATTGTAAACATTAAATTCATCAAAGCTCCAGATTCACAGTGGCCCGCTTTAATCAAAAAAGGCGCTGATATTGGATGGGGTGGGGGACCAACGCTCTTTGATGACCTCTTTAAGCAGGGTTATTTGGCCCCAATTACAGATGAGAAGGTTCTTGGACTTCTTGGGACACAAATAAAGGAAGATATTGCTGGAATGCCAATGGTAAGAAAAGGTGACGATGGAAAAGTTTATTGGATTGCAGCTGCACTTTCATCATTCGGTTTTACAGTAAACAAAGACGTTCTCAAGAGATGGAACCTTCCAATGCCAGAGAGATGGGAGGATATAGCAAGCGAGACCTTTGCATTAGACCCTCCACAAGTCGGTATCGCTGACCCAACAAGGAGCACCTCAAACACAAGGATTTATCAGATTATTCTCCAAGCTTTTGGTTGGGAAGAAGGATGGAAGGTTCTCACAATCATAGCTGCAAACTCGAAAATTTACGATGCGAGTGATGCTGTTAGAGAGGCTGTTATAGCTGGTGACATAGCTGTTGGAAACACAATTGACTTCTACGGATACACTGCAATGAAACTCAATCCTTCATGTGTCTATATAATTCCAAAGGGAGAGAGTATTATTAATGGTGACCCAATTGCTCTGCTTAAGAACTCCCAGCACCCAGAAGCTGCACAGGCTTTCATTTACTGGGTTCTCACAGAAGGGCAAAAGATCTGGCTTAATGAAGATGTTAACAGGCTTCCAGTAAATCCTGCAGTCTTTGACACCCCAGAGGGGCAGAAGAGGCCAGATTTAAAGAAAGCCTACGAATTAGCTTTGCAAACCCAGGGTATTCAGTTTGATGATGCAAGAGCCTTGGCTACGATTTATGCAATGCAGTTCTACTTCAAGGCTACATTGGTTGATGCAAACCAGGAGCTTCACAGAGCGTGGGTTGCTCTTGTTCAGGCCTATAAACAAGGAAAGATAAGCAAAGAAAAGTACGAACAGCTTAAAGCACAGCTCTTAGCCCCAATACAGTTTAAAGACCCCGATACAGGCCAGATGGTTACGTTCACTGAGGAGTATGCAAAGAAGATAAATGAGAGGCTCATTAAGGATTCAGGATTCAAAGATACACTTATGCAAGAGTGGAGAGACGCTGCAAGAACTAAATACAATAAGGTACTGGCGGAGGTGCAAGGATGA
- a CDS encoding metallophosphoesterase — translation MKKALSLLLVFIIFSLVPTVPAKAETLYPLDVLAYPAPGAPIVAIPGETVTMRAQDGVEITSLSIVSVLNGPYELQIVGKNGNELQVKIPENVVPDDYFLIVKSNKGEVVIPNGVWILKEYPKVLRIAHGSDLHVTSGAKIGYVNGEKFCRSIFKCGEGAIPLSSYMATDSFFTYWGMNPAVDVIIATGDVVDTAGDSKAYGYLLSLMENAIAAGKPTIIVKGNHDDPPKYFSKLIAPPIYYITIGKFIIIALDSDNERSHPTMEQLEWMEKILEQNPDKIPIIIVHHPYWYKTPEGRSGKIEGLSVFDDWETIAPLVSWYWIGGPERKSEDIAKRFLEDVEKYNIKLVLSGHVHADYVQVYIDKKGNEHWFVTSTTTGAPDKREKDNWYGSRIVEIDENGNVRLPGIEEMFGTIFGPISSFPVPQEFIVFRHTTDFGSAIKFVNEYQETTGKIAVVVPEGAKVDDAVTNVKYKVLGERTIGDKHYMLLEVTVPKGVSELVITKGKDTEKPQVSIAYTSPSKPIKGKPFKVYFKAKDNLGIKDLYVEIEANGEVKKYPAEPTKGGPNVDYFLAQIPGVDADEYTIRVVAVDFYGNKAVAEKVMGKTTTTTTSKTTTTTTSETTPSESSPAQTSTATTSKTCGPAVIVGLALVPLLIRRKK, via the coding sequence ATGAAGAAGGCATTGAGCTTGCTCCTGGTGTTTATAATTTTCTCATTAGTGCCAACAGTACCAGCTAAGGCAGAAACACTTTACCCACTTGATGTTTTAGCATATCCTGCTCCAGGAGCTCCAATTGTAGCAATTCCAGGCGAAACAGTTACAATGAGAGCCCAAGATGGCGTTGAAATAACAAGCCTTTCAATAGTCTCAGTACTTAATGGACCCTATGAGCTCCAGATAGTTGGGAAGAATGGCAATGAGCTTCAGGTTAAAATCCCGGAGAACGTTGTCCCGGATGATTATTTCCTGATTGTCAAATCGAACAAGGGTGAAGTGGTTATTCCAAATGGCGTCTGGATTCTCAAGGAGTATCCAAAGGTTCTCAGAATTGCTCATGGAAGTGATCTTCACGTTACAAGCGGTGCAAAGATTGGTTATGTAAATGGGGAAAAATTCTGCAGAAGCATATTCAAGTGTGGTGAAGGAGCAATTCCACTCTCAAGCTACATGGCAACTGACAGCTTCTTCACTTACTGGGGAATGAATCCGGCAGTTGATGTAATCATTGCAACAGGTGATGTTGTTGATACCGCAGGTGACAGCAAAGCATATGGATATCTGCTTAGCTTAATGGAAAACGCTATTGCTGCCGGAAAGCCAACGATAATTGTTAAGGGTAACCACGATGATCCACCAAAGTACTTCTCAAAATTAATTGCTCCACCAATCTACTATATCACAATTGGCAAGTTCATAATTATAGCCTTGGATTCTGATAATGAGAGATCACATCCAACTATGGAGCAGCTTGAGTGGATGGAGAAAATACTTGAGCAGAACCCAGATAAAATACCAATAATTATAGTTCACCACCCATACTGGTACAAGACTCCAGAGGGAAGAAGCGGAAAAATTGAAGGTCTTAGTGTCTTTGATGACTGGGAGACAATAGCTCCTCTCGTGAGCTGGTACTGGATTGGTGGGCCAGAGAGAAAGAGTGAAGACATTGCAAAACGCTTCCTTGAGGATGTTGAAAAGTACAACATAAAGCTTGTTTTGAGCGGACACGTTCATGCAGACTACGTTCAGGTGTATATTGACAAGAAAGGAAATGAGCACTGGTTTGTAACCTCAACAACAACTGGTGCTCCAGATAAGAGAGAGAAAGACAACTGGTATGGTTCAAGAATTGTAGAAATTGACGAAAATGGAAACGTTAGGCTTCCAGGAATCGAAGAAATGTTCGGCACAATTTTTGGTCCAATAAGTTCATTCCCTGTTCCACAGGAGTTTATAGTGTTTAGGCACACAACTGATTTTGGTTCAGCAATTAAGTTTGTAAATGAGTATCAGGAAACAACAGGTAAGATAGCAGTTGTTGTGCCTGAGGGAGCAAAAGTCGATGATGCTGTCACAAATGTCAAATACAAAGTCTTGGGAGAAAGAACCATTGGAGACAAGCACTACATGCTCCTTGAAGTCACTGTTCCAAAAGGTGTCAGTGAGCTTGTGATAACAAAGGGCAAAGACACTGAGAAGCCACAAGTTAGCATCGCATACACATCACCATCAAAGCCAATAAAAGGAAAGCCGTTCAAGGTTTACTTTAAGGCTAAGGATAACTTGGGAATCAAGGATCTATATGTTGAGATAGAGGCCAATGGAGAAGTTAAGAAGTATCCAGCAGAGCCAACTAAGGGTGGACCAAATGTTGACTACTTCCTTGCTCAGATTCCTGGTGTCGATGCGGATGAATACACAATCAGAGTAGTTGCAGTTGACTTCTATGGCAACAAGGCTGTTGCCGAAAAAGTCATGGGCAAAACGACAACGACCACAACTTCAAAGACAACAACTACAACAACCTCTGAGACTACTCCAAGTGAAAGCTCTCCAGCACAGACTTCAACAGCTACAACAAGCAAGACATGCGGTCCAGCGGTGATTGTTGGATTGGCATTGGTCCCGCTGCTTATAAGGAGGAAAAAGTGA
- a CDS encoding tyrosine--tRNA ligase, with protein sequence MDIEKKIELITRNPTEEVLTIENLRQLLEMGVPLQHYIGFEISGYIHLGTGLMAGAKIADFQKAGIKTRIFLADWHSWINDKLGGDLETIQKVALTYFKEGMKQSIKVMGGDPDKVEFVLASEILEKGDYWQTVIDISKNVTLSRVMRSITIMGRQMGEAIDFAKLIYPMMQVADIFYQGVNIAHAGMDQRKAHVIAIEVAEKLKYHPLIWEGKKYKPVAVHHHLLLGLQEPPKWPIESEEEFKEIKASMKMSKSKPYSAVFIHDTPEEIRQKLRKAFCPAREANYNPVLDWAEHIIFREEPTEFTIHRPAKFGGDVTYTTFEELKKDFAEGKLHPLDLKNAVAEYLIELLKPVREYFEKHPEPLELMKEVKITR encoded by the coding sequence ATGGACATAGAGAAAAAAATTGAATTAATAACGAGAAACCCAACTGAAGAGGTATTGACCATAGAGAATTTAAGACAGCTTTTGGAAATGGGAGTTCCTCTTCAGCATTACATAGGTTTTGAGATAAGTGGTTATATTCATCTTGGCACTGGATTAATGGCTGGTGCAAAGATCGCAGACTTCCAGAAAGCTGGCATAAAAACAAGGATATTCCTGGCAGACTGGCACAGCTGGATTAACGACAAGCTTGGTGGAGACCTTGAAACTATTCAAAAAGTGGCTTTAACTTACTTCAAAGAGGGCATGAAGCAGAGCATCAAAGTTATGGGCGGTGACCCAGATAAGGTAGAGTTCGTCTTAGCTAGTGAGATTTTGGAGAAAGGCGACTACTGGCAGACAGTTATTGATATTTCAAAGAACGTTACTTTGAGCAGAGTTATGCGCTCCATTACAATCATGGGCCGTCAAATGGGTGAGGCAATAGATTTTGCAAAGCTGATCTATCCGATGATGCAGGTTGCTGACATATTCTACCAAGGAGTCAACATTGCACACGCTGGAATGGATCAGAGAAAGGCTCACGTTATTGCAATAGAGGTCGCTGAAAAGCTGAAGTACCACCCACTTATCTGGGAAGGCAAAAAATACAAGCCAGTTGCAGTTCACCACCACCTCCTGCTCGGATTACAGGAGCCACCGAAGTGGCCGATTGAGAGTGAGGAGGAGTTCAAGGAGATAAAAGCATCAATGAAAATGAGCAAGTCAAAACCGTATTCAGCGGTTTTCATACATGATACCCCCGAGGAAATCAGGCAGAAGCTTAGAAAGGCATTCTGTCCTGCAAGAGAAGCAAACTACAACCCTGTTTTGGACTGGGCAGAGCACATAATCTTCCGCGAGGAGCCAACTGAATTTACCATTCACAGACCAGCTAAGTTCGGTGGTGATGTAACGTACACAACGTTTGAAGAGCTCAAGAAGGACTTTGCTGAAGGAAAGCTGCACCCACTTGACCTGAAGAATGCGGTTGCCGAATACTTGATAGAGCTCCTCAAGCCAGTCAGAGAGTACTTTGAAAAGCACCCAGAGCCTTTAGAGCTGATGAAGGAAGTTAAGATTACGAGATGA
- a CDS encoding ABC transporter ATP-binding protein, translated as MVEVKLENIVKTFGETVALKGIDLHIKHGELFTLLGPSGCGKSTTLRIIAGLDFPDSGRIFFDDQEVTYLSSSERGAVLVFQNYALWPHMTVYDNIAYGLKIKKLPKEEIDRKVKWALQLVKLEGFEDRYPTQLSGGQQQRVAIARAIVVEPKLLLLDEPLSNLDAKLRLEMRSEIRRIQRELGITVLYVTHDQEEAMAISDRIAVMNVGTVEQVGTPKEIYEKPKTEFVASFMGKTNVIPAKVVERQGDKVTVEFEHFRLEGLTYTDKSDKVVIVIRPERISLKPLENAVKLEGKVDLIEYYGFFIEVVGMFGETRIIARTINDKDVMGLKPQGPVTFYINRDDILVLPKQL; from the coding sequence TTGGTTGAAGTCAAACTTGAGAATATTGTTAAAACCTTCGGAGAAACCGTCGCATTAAAAGGAATTGATCTGCACATAAAGCATGGTGAGCTGTTTACTCTACTTGGACCATCTGGATGTGGAAAGTCCACAACACTGAGAATCATTGCTGGTCTTGACTTCCCAGACAGCGGAAGGATATTCTTTGATGACCAAGAAGTTACCTACTTAAGCTCAAGTGAAAGAGGAGCAGTCTTGGTGTTCCAGAACTATGCTCTTTGGCCTCACATGACAGTTTACGACAACATTGCCTATGGACTCAAGATCAAGAAGCTTCCAAAGGAAGAAATTGACAGAAAAGTTAAGTGGGCACTTCAGCTAGTAAAGCTTGAAGGTTTTGAGGACAGATATCCTACTCAGCTCAGTGGTGGTCAGCAGCAAAGAGTTGCAATAGCAAGAGCAATAGTTGTTGAGCCCAAGTTACTTCTACTTGATGAGCCACTTTCAAACCTTGACGCAAAACTTAGACTTGAGATGCGTTCAGAAATCAGGAGAATACAAAGAGAACTTGGCATTACAGTCCTTTACGTTACACACGATCAAGAGGAGGCAATGGCAATAAGTGATAGAATAGCTGTCATGAACGTTGGAACCGTAGAGCAAGTTGGAACTCCGAAGGAAATTTATGAGAAGCCCAAGACAGAGTTCGTTGCATCGTTTATGGGCAAGACAAACGTAATTCCAGCAAAGGTTGTTGAGAGACAGGGCGACAAGGTTACTGTCGAGTTTGAGCACTTCAGACTTGAAGGATTGACATACACTGACAAGAGCGACAAAGTTGTTATCGTTATCAGACCAGAGCGCATTAGCTTAAAACCACTTGAGAATGCAGTGAAGCTTGAAGGTAAGGTTGATCTCATTGAGTACTATGGATTCTTTATTGAGGTCGTTGGAATGTTTGGAGAAACCAGAATCATTGCAAGAACTATAAACGATAAGGATGTTATGGGCTTAAAACCACAAGGTCCAGTAACATTCTACATAAACAGAGATGATATTCTTGTTTTACCGAAACAACTTTGA
- a CDS encoding CGP-CTERM sorting domain-containing protein, whose amino-acid sequence MKKLAILLSVFVLFGLFGVAFASAATVAVDLAHGENDKYLAGDVLDRDTNETLAHGIVKTITDVKWAYFGDPAAADTLGIPHLGDKITADALKGVDMLIIGQPSSPFEPDEIQAIAEWFKQGGKVLWIAGDSDYGSGVQVQDTVNSLLDQLGVGHLRLDLCSVEDPTSNAGRGYRVVGIVNPDPNTPDASMITEGFKNGGKVLYHGPGVVAYVDDNGNWQKLVDGNIPENVYRIVKTTKDGTIVENNDPPANAYMAGDTGVFTLLAVEFVKFDNGKQSLLIVSGESPYGDYEPTWAPKYHGVPLDGPTFVTNFIHWALKEASKVEEKPTETTTEKPTETEKPTETSTSAPATTSKTCGPAALVGLALIPLLLRRRK is encoded by the coding sequence ATGAAGAAGCTTGCAATACTATTGTCAGTTTTTGTTCTGTTTGGACTTTTTGGAGTCGCTTTTGCCAGTGCAGCCACCGTTGCTGTGGATTTAGCCCATGGTGAAAATGACAAGTATCTTGCAGGAGACGTTCTTGACAGAGACACCAATGAGACTTTAGCACATGGCATTGTAAAGACAATAACTGATGTAAAATGGGCATACTTCGGTGATCCAGCTGCCGCCGACACCTTAGGTATCCCACACCTCGGTGATAAAATTACAGCTGATGCCCTCAAGGGCGTTGACATGCTTATTATCGGTCAGCCATCAAGCCCATTCGAGCCAGATGAAATACAAGCTATTGCAGAGTGGTTCAAGCAAGGTGGAAAGGTTCTCTGGATTGCTGGTGACAGCGATTACGGAAGCGGTGTACAGGTTCAGGACACTGTTAACTCACTTCTTGACCAGCTTGGAGTTGGACACCTTAGGTTGGACCTCTGTTCAGTTGAAGATCCAACAAGCAACGCTGGAAGGGGATACAGAGTTGTGGGTATTGTTAACCCAGATCCAAACACACCAGATGCAAGCATGATTACTGAGGGCTTCAAGAACGGAGGAAAAGTCCTCTACCACGGTCCTGGCGTTGTTGCTTATGTTGATGACAATGGAAACTGGCAGAAGCTCGTTGATGGAAACATACCAGAGAATGTTTACAGAATTGTAAAGACAACCAAAGACGGTACAATCGTTGAGAACAACGACCCACCAGCAAATGCATACATGGCTGGTGACACTGGAGTGTTTACACTCTTAGCAGTTGAATTTGTTAAGTTCGACAACGGAAAGCAGAGCTTGCTCATCGTTAGCGGTGAATCACCATACGGTGACTACGAGCCAACATGGGCACCAAAGTATCACGGAGTTCCACTTGATGGTCCAACCTTCGTTACAAACTTCATCCACTGGGCACTCAAGGAGGCAAGTAAGGTAGAAGAGAAGCCAACAGAGACAACAACAGAGAAACCAACAGAGACTGAAAAGCCAACTGAAACAAGCACTTCAGCTCCAGCCACAACAAGTAAAACATGCGGTCCAGCAGCTCTTGTTGGATTAGCATTGATTCCACTGCTCTTAAGAAGAAGAAAGTGA
- a CDS encoding ABC transporter permease, producing the protein MRVSKWSERLFGTPLFEPLVSFSYLFPLLYIVIFLIVPVLAMLAIAFRHEGHFSLYWFKSILTSSYYVQFPPQGDFAIKTVTATGETVYLIRGIDFGVVINSLVVAALVTLLASLMGTIFAFVMARYDFKGKNFFRVALFIPLLVTPFVNAYVIKKMFLDTGLINYIFYDLLHILPFRIKIDGLAGVVLAQAMTYYPIVYLNAYASFINIDPTLEEQAENLGSKGFHLFRTVTFPLALPGIAAGATLVFIFSLEDLAAPIVFQGDPLAKKLMSYQIFSKFLYGLGERSPEIAALSILMLTLAVLAFLGIRKYVSLRQYAMLSKGGRWKPRVSKPKPWQAAIIYVILLPLLLFTIFPQIGVILLAFSKQWSVTVLPQGFTTEYVKQMLVNPDVRRYIINSLMYSGAAVILIILLSVTSSYATSRFKGILTPVLESLVIIPIAVPGIVVAMGYFYFFSQVFPNTPLDPTNIFSFNPAFVLILAYSIRRLPFSARSVYAGLQQVHVSLEEASMNLGASRWKTITGILLPLISLNVFGGAMLSFVYSMSETSVGITLGSLNMQYAPITAFMKDIMMSAAGSAQLAAALGVLLITVQILSIVLVNIITKQRYAFIGLT; encoded by the coding sequence ATGAGGGTAAGCAAATGGAGTGAAAGACTTTTTGGGACTCCTCTGTTTGAGCCCCTTGTTTCCTTTTCCTACCTTTTCCCCTTGCTCTATATAGTGATATTTCTAATTGTACCCGTATTAGCCATGCTGGCAATAGCATTTAGACATGAGGGGCATTTTTCCCTGTATTGGTTTAAGAGCATTTTGACTTCAAGTTATTATGTCCAATTTCCACCTCAAGGAGATTTTGCCATAAAAACTGTTACTGCAACTGGAGAAACTGTCTATCTAATCAGAGGAATAGACTTTGGAGTTGTAATCAACTCACTTGTGGTTGCTGCTCTCGTGACGCTTTTGGCTTCACTTATGGGTACCATCTTCGCCTTTGTCATGGCGAGATATGACTTTAAGGGTAAGAACTTCTTTAGAGTCGCCCTCTTTATTCCCCTGTTGGTTACCCCATTCGTTAATGCATACGTTATTAAGAAGATGTTCCTTGACACGGGTTTAATCAACTACATTTTCTATGATCTTCTCCACATTCTGCCATTTAGGATTAAAATTGATGGTTTGGCAGGTGTTGTTTTAGCTCAGGCTATGACATACTACCCAATAGTCTATCTTAATGCCTATGCAAGCTTTATCAACATTGATCCAACATTAGAAGAGCAGGCAGAGAATCTTGGAAGCAAAGGCTTCCACTTATTCAGAACAGTGACATTTCCATTGGCTTTGCCGGGTATAGCCGCTGGTGCAACGCTTGTATTCATCTTTAGCCTTGAGGATTTGGCAGCACCAATTGTTTTCCAAGGTGATCCATTAGCTAAGAAACTAATGTCATATCAAATCTTCAGCAAATTCCTCTATGGTCTTGGTGAGAGAAGCCCAGAGATTGCAGCACTATCAATTTTAATGCTTACTTTGGCTGTACTTGCATTCCTCGGAATCCGAAAGTACGTCAGCTTGAGGCAGTACGCAATGCTCAGTAAAGGTGGAAGATGGAAGCCAAGAGTGAGCAAGCCAAAGCCATGGCAAGCTGCAATCATTTATGTCATTTTACTCCCACTGTTGCTCTTCACGATATTCCCCCAGATTGGTGTTATTCTATTGGCATTCTCCAAGCAGTGGAGCGTCACTGTGCTGCCCCAAGGATTTACAACAGAATACGTCAAGCAGATGCTTGTTAATCCAGATGTTAGGAGGTACATCATAAACAGCCTTATGTATTCAGGTGCCGCTGTTATACTCATTATACTCCTTTCAGTAACATCATCATATGCAACCAGCAGATTTAAGGGAATCTTGACCCCAGTTCTTGAAAGTTTGGTCATAATACCAATTGCTGTTCCAGGTATCGTTGTTGCAATGGGATACTTCTATTTCTTCTCACAGGTGTTCCCAAACACACCACTAGACCCAACAAACATCTTCAGCTTCAATCCTGCTTTTGTACTCATACTAGCGTATTCAATCAGAAGACTACCTTTCTCAGCACGTTCCGTCTATGCAGGGCTTCAGCAGGTTCACGTCTCCCTCGAAGAAGCTTCAATGAACCTTGGAGCAAGCAGATGGAAGACAATAACTGGTATCTTGCTACCACTGATTTCACTTAACGTCTTTGGTGGTGCAATGCTCAGCTTCGTTTATTCAATGAGCGAGACAAGTGTGGGTATTACATTAGGTTCACTCAATATGCAATATGCACCGATTACAGCATTCATGAAAGACATCATGATGTCAGCAGCAGGGAGTGCTCAGCTTGCTGCGGCATTGGGTGTGCTGTTAATTACAGTCCAGATACTCTCAATTGTGTTGGTTAACATAATCACCAAGCAAAGATACGCATTCATAGGATTAACATGA